A section of the Camelus dromedarius isolate mCamDro1 chromosome 14, mCamDro1.pat, whole genome shotgun sequence genome encodes:
- the ERRFI1 gene encoding ERBB receptor feedback inhibitor 1 isoform X1 — protein sequence MSTAGVAAQEVRVPLKTGFLHHGQAMGSLKACWGSRSEFENSFLNIDPITMAYSLNSATPGHLTSIGSASRSAPMHSSHFAESGPSRKPSLPPLIIPPSEGWGRQEEEPVVCGFKKLSVNGVCAATPPLTPIKNSPALFPCAGPCERGSRPLPPLPISEDLSLDETDCEVEFLTSSDTDFLLEDCAPGDFRSDGPGRRSFRGCGQINYAYFDTPAVSAADLTQAPDHAAGAPGADPAPPQAHRRLRRSHSGPAGSFNKPAIRVSSYVHRASPTSDEDKPEVPPRVPLPPRPVKPDYRRWSAEVTSSTYSDEDRPPKVPPREPLSRSNSRTPSPKSLPSYLNGVMPPTQSFAPDPKYVSSKALQRQHSEGAASKVPCILPIIENGKKVSSTHYYLLPERPPYLDRYEKFFQEAEETHAIQPLPADCGVVSGTEKPDSKPKTDMGGHGKRKHLSYVVSP from the exons ATGTCCACGGCAGGAGTGGCTGCTCAGGAGGTCAGAGTCCCGTTAAAAACCGGATTTCTGCACCATGGCCAAGCCATGGGGAGTCTGAAGGCCTGCTGGGGCAGCCGCAGCGAGTTTGAAAA tagCTTTTTAAATATTGACCCAATAACCATGGCCTACAGTCTGAACTCTGCCACCCCAGGCCACCTGACGTCCATCG GGTCCGCGTCCAGATCCGCCCCGATGCACAGCAGCCACTTTGCAGAAAGTGGCCCCTCGCGGAAGCCCAGCCTGCCCCCTCTCATCATCCCCCCGAGTGAGGGCTGGGGGCGCCAGGAGGAGGAGCCGGTGGTCTGTGGTTTTAAGAAGCTCTCAGTGAACGGGGTGTGCGCGGCGACGCCTCCGCTCACCCCCATCAAGAACTCCCCGGCCCTCTTCCCCTGCGCCGGCCCCTGCGAGCGGGGCTCCAGGCCCCTGCCGCCGCTGCCCATCTCCGAGGACCTCTCCCTGGACGAGACCGACTGCGAGGTGGAGTTCCTGACCAGCTCGGACACGGACTTTCTGCTGGAGGACTGTGCGCCGGGTGACTTCAGGTCCGACGGCCCGGGCCGGCGCAGCTTCCGTGGGTGCGGGCAGATCAACTACGCCTACTTCGACACCCCGGCCGTTTCCGCGGCCGACCTCACCCAGGCGCCCGACCACGCCGCGGGGGCGCCGGGGGCAGACCCCGCTCCGCCCCAGGCCCACCGGAGACTGAGAAGGTCGCACTCGGGGCCGGCGGGCTCCTTTAACAAGCCAGCCATCAGGGTTTCCAGCTACGTCCACAGAGCCTCCCCGACCTCCGACGAAGACAAGCCTGAGGTGCCCCCGCgggtccccctccctccccggccgGTGAAGCCCGACTACAGGAGGTGGTCGGCCGAAGTGACGTCCAGCACCTACAGCGACGAGGACAGGCCTCCCAAAGTCCCGCCGAGAGAGCCTCTGTCCCGGAGTAACTCCCGCACCCCGAGCCCCAAAAGCCTCCCGTCTTACCTCAATGGGGTCATGCCCCCCACGCAGAGCTTTGCCCCAGACCCCAAGTACGTCAGCAGCAAGGCCCTGCAGAGACAGCACAGCGAGGGAGCGGCCAGCAAGGTTCCCTGCATCCTGCCCATCATCGAAAATGGAAAGAAGGTGAGTTCGACGCATTATTACCTGCTGCCCGAGCGGCCGCCCTACCTGGACAGATACGAGAAGTTTTTTCAGGAAGCAGAAGAAACACACGCCATCCAGCCGCTGCCCGCCGACTGCGGGGTCGTGTCAGGCACGGAAAAGCCAGACTCGAAACCAAAGACGGACATGGGGGGCCACGGGAAGCGCAAACATTTATCCTACGTGGTTTCTCCTTAG
- the ERRFI1 gene encoding ERBB receptor feedback inhibitor 1 isoform X2 — protein MSTAGVAAQEVRVPLKTGFLHHGQAMGSLKACWGSRSEFENFLNIDPITMAYSLNSATPGHLTSIGSASRSAPMHSSHFAESGPSRKPSLPPLIIPPSEGWGRQEEEPVVCGFKKLSVNGVCAATPPLTPIKNSPALFPCAGPCERGSRPLPPLPISEDLSLDETDCEVEFLTSSDTDFLLEDCAPGDFRSDGPGRRSFRGCGQINYAYFDTPAVSAADLTQAPDHAAGAPGADPAPPQAHRRLRRSHSGPAGSFNKPAIRVSSYVHRASPTSDEDKPEVPPRVPLPPRPVKPDYRRWSAEVTSSTYSDEDRPPKVPPREPLSRSNSRTPSPKSLPSYLNGVMPPTQSFAPDPKYVSSKALQRQHSEGAASKVPCILPIIENGKKVSSTHYYLLPERPPYLDRYEKFFQEAEETHAIQPLPADCGVVSGTEKPDSKPKTDMGGHGKRKHLSYVVSP, from the exons ATGTCCACGGCAGGAGTGGCTGCTCAGGAGGTCAGAGTCCCGTTAAAAACCGGATTTCTGCACCATGGCCAAGCCATGGGGAGTCTGAAGGCCTGCTGGGGCAGCCGCAGCGAGTTTGAAAA CTTTTTAAATATTGACCCAATAACCATGGCCTACAGTCTGAACTCTGCCACCCCAGGCCACCTGACGTCCATCG GGTCCGCGTCCAGATCCGCCCCGATGCACAGCAGCCACTTTGCAGAAAGTGGCCCCTCGCGGAAGCCCAGCCTGCCCCCTCTCATCATCCCCCCGAGTGAGGGCTGGGGGCGCCAGGAGGAGGAGCCGGTGGTCTGTGGTTTTAAGAAGCTCTCAGTGAACGGGGTGTGCGCGGCGACGCCTCCGCTCACCCCCATCAAGAACTCCCCGGCCCTCTTCCCCTGCGCCGGCCCCTGCGAGCGGGGCTCCAGGCCCCTGCCGCCGCTGCCCATCTCCGAGGACCTCTCCCTGGACGAGACCGACTGCGAGGTGGAGTTCCTGACCAGCTCGGACACGGACTTTCTGCTGGAGGACTGTGCGCCGGGTGACTTCAGGTCCGACGGCCCGGGCCGGCGCAGCTTCCGTGGGTGCGGGCAGATCAACTACGCCTACTTCGACACCCCGGCCGTTTCCGCGGCCGACCTCACCCAGGCGCCCGACCACGCCGCGGGGGCGCCGGGGGCAGACCCCGCTCCGCCCCAGGCCCACCGGAGACTGAGAAGGTCGCACTCGGGGCCGGCGGGCTCCTTTAACAAGCCAGCCATCAGGGTTTCCAGCTACGTCCACAGAGCCTCCCCGACCTCCGACGAAGACAAGCCTGAGGTGCCCCCGCgggtccccctccctccccggccgGTGAAGCCCGACTACAGGAGGTGGTCGGCCGAAGTGACGTCCAGCACCTACAGCGACGAGGACAGGCCTCCCAAAGTCCCGCCGAGAGAGCCTCTGTCCCGGAGTAACTCCCGCACCCCGAGCCCCAAAAGCCTCCCGTCTTACCTCAATGGGGTCATGCCCCCCACGCAGAGCTTTGCCCCAGACCCCAAGTACGTCAGCAGCAAGGCCCTGCAGAGACAGCACAGCGAGGGAGCGGCCAGCAAGGTTCCCTGCATCCTGCCCATCATCGAAAATGGAAAGAAGGTGAGTTCGACGCATTATTACCTGCTGCCCGAGCGGCCGCCCTACCTGGACAGATACGAGAAGTTTTTTCAGGAAGCAGAAGAAACACACGCCATCCAGCCGCTGCCCGCCGACTGCGGGGTCGTGTCAGGCACGGAAAAGCCAGACTCGAAACCAAAGACGGACATGGGGGGCCACGGGAAGCGCAAACATTTATCCTACGTGGTTTCTCCTTAG